In one window of Posidoniimonas corsicana DNA:
- a CDS encoding FecR family protein has protein sequence MSDERLRKQISYWLDGSLSEDEMHALEQRLLASADDRQAYLIAARFHAEFSNQAKSQELLDDIHTAEPVRPQPPSPPPISAAWPTSWGGVALATAACLMLSVGWWWTGAGGRLMTNRDPGATHGLPELTKVSLLTSVDPRSTDCRWYVEERSHERASAFQPGDVFRVTAGALSLQYANGTNVVLHSPAAYELVSGSQAKMLVGRLTASVTEAGKGFTVVTPQANVVDLGTEFGVEVGNDGATDVVVFKGEVDLAYRSQTAEARRLRMGEALRLDAGGTAHRIVSIHGKSYSGDSSGKHTRPLLISEVRDNIERDDSMLNYYEIVHEGMREDALSHVDRVAHQYNGVTKDGMPGYLVGADYVKMFNNDKLRSDMHIDVTLSQPARLYVFFDNRLAPPEWLTKEFQDSGDDIGLDNGPFQSNGPAWHNKGPVGVGPGESIDDELSIWFKDVEAPGKVRLGPMGVPATVGSNMYGIAASPLDAVR, from the coding sequence ATGAGTGATGAACGTCTGAGAAAGCAGATCTCATATTGGCTCGACGGCTCGCTGTCGGAGGATGAGATGCATGCGTTGGAACAACGGCTCTTGGCGAGCGCCGATGACCGGCAGGCCTATCTGATCGCGGCCAGGTTCCATGCAGAATTCTCCAACCAGGCAAAGTCGCAAGAGCTGCTTGATGACATCCACACCGCCGAGCCGGTCCGGCCTCAGCCGCCGTCTCCCCCCCCGATCAGCGCGGCATGGCCGACCAGCTGGGGCGGCGTAGCGTTGGCTACGGCGGCCTGCCTGATGCTCTCCGTGGGATGGTGGTGGACTGGTGCGGGCGGTCGCTTGATGACCAACCGCGATCCAGGAGCGACCCACGGTCTGCCCGAGCTCACCAAAGTTTCCCTCCTCACATCTGTCGACCCGCGCTCCACCGACTGCCGCTGGTATGTTGAAGAACGGAGCCACGAGCGGGCGTCGGCGTTCCAGCCGGGCGACGTTTTCCGAGTGACGGCGGGGGCCCTCTCGCTCCAGTACGCGAACGGCACGAACGTCGTGCTCCACTCACCGGCGGCCTACGAACTGGTGTCCGGCAGCCAGGCTAAGATGCTAGTCGGCCGCCTGACCGCCAGCGTCACCGAAGCGGGCAAAGGCTTCACGGTGGTGACCCCCCAAGCCAACGTGGTCGACCTAGGCACCGAGTTTGGCGTTGAGGTTGGGAACGATGGCGCCACCGACGTAGTCGTTTTCAAAGGCGAGGTCGACCTGGCCTACCGGAGTCAAACGGCCGAAGCACGACGCCTCCGCATGGGTGAGGCGTTGCGATTGGACGCCGGTGGGACGGCTCATCGGATCGTCTCCATCCATGGGAAATCCTACTCGGGAGATTCGTCCGGCAAGCACACACGGCCCCTGCTGATCTCCGAGGTGCGTGACAACATCGAGCGAGACGACTCGATGCTGAACTACTACGAGATCGTGCACGAGGGAATGCGGGAGGACGCTTTGTCGCACGTGGATCGTGTTGCGCACCAGTACAACGGCGTAACCAAAGACGGCATGCCTGGGTACCTCGTTGGCGCCGACTACGTCAAGATGTTCAACAACGATAAGCTCCGCAGCGACATGCACATCGACGTCACGCTCAGCCAGCCAGCGAGGCTCTACGTGTTCTTCGACAATCGGCTCGCTCCGCCAGAGTGGCTGACGAAGGAGTTCCAGGACTCGGGTGACGACATCGGCCTGGACAACGGTCCGTTCCAGAGCAACGGGCCGGCATGGCACAACAAAGGCCCCGTCGGCGTTGGCCCTGGCGAGAGCATCGACGACGAGCTGTCGATCTGGTTCAAGGACGTAGAAGCCCCTGGGAAGGTGCGTCTGGGGCCCATGGGCGTGCCGGCAACGGTGGGCTCGAACATGTACGGCATCGCAGCGAGTCCCCTCGACGCGGTCCGGTAG
- a CDS encoding sigma-70 family RNA polymerase sigma factor, with protein sequence MTQRLNDAQFVEKLTAVQLRLRSYAISLVRSPSDADDILQNASLTLWNKRGDYDATREFFPWACGIVLIEVHRHRRKYATDKLMFSGPLIDTLAAEYVEQSDELENRVKTLQKCVAKLDEKDRVLLKERYASGFKPKEMSRRRGCPITTLYSALSRIRGLLQRCVESTLAQEAHR encoded by the coding sequence ATGACTCAGCGACTCAACGATGCCCAGTTTGTCGAGAAGCTCACCGCAGTCCAGCTGCGGCTGAGGTCGTACGCCATCTCACTTGTTCGCTCCCCTTCAGACGCCGACGACATACTACAAAACGCAAGTCTCACCCTGTGGAATAAACGCGGCGACTACGATGCGACTCGCGAGTTCTTTCCCTGGGCCTGCGGGATCGTGCTCATCGAGGTCCATCGCCATCGAAGAAAGTACGCGACCGACAAGCTGATGTTCAGCGGCCCGCTGATCGACACACTGGCGGCAGAGTACGTCGAGCAGTCCGACGAGCTGGAGAATCGCGTCAAGACTCTCCAGAAGTGCGTCGCAAAACTGGACGAGAAGGATCGCGTGCTTCTGAAAGAGCGGTACGCGTCCGGCTTTAAACCTAAAGAGATGTCGCGGCGGCGAGGCTGTCCAATCACGACCCTCTACAGCGCGTTGTCGCGTATCCGAGGACTGCTTCAAAGGTGCGTCGAATCGACGCTCGCCCAAGAAGCCCACCGGTAA
- a CDS encoding GH92 family glycosyl hydrolase, protein MKSLQLALTLLSVGSCCWGRGANADDLTHLVNPQIDTHKSRWFYFSSACRPFGMVNLSPDTSTKGSWNSGYLYDDEFVRCFSHIHAWQMSGIPVMPTTGEFRGHLGMDEYKSRYSHDSEIVHPGYHKLTLERYGIDAELTSTCRTGWHRYTFPAGEAGYVLFDTGAFLAHGGVVASSVSRVGPTEIAGWSLMERTSRRPKDTRVFFVARFSRPFEEFLSWVGGELTLGAAGVEGAEAGSAVRFAASADRQVIVKIGISYTSIEGARRNLDAEASHWDFDRVRRESTQEWNEWLSRIRVTGGHPEHRIKLYTDLWHALLGRRIVSDADGSYCDMTRTRPRIQRKRLNAQGEPVYAHYAFDALWGSHWSLNILWTLAYPDVADGFCNTMVDMYRDGGLIPRGPSGGNYTYVMIGDPAAPFFAAAHNKGIRGYDVDAAYEGLRKNAFPGGIRDRAGYEHQANAGGGGIKHYVDLGYVPEDMGGGGAHRDGAAMTLEYAYQDWCLAQLARSLGKDSDYNLFMKRSQNYRSLWDGEARLVRPRMKDGSWMPGFTPTGKGMSCRGFCESNSMIYSHFVPHDMKGLIGIAGGAEAYATRLNESFEQSASSRFVADHGRHAEKLVDYDNQPGTAMAHLFNYAGKPWLSQKWVREVKLKAHGDTTPYGGYHGDEDQGQMGALGVLMAIGLFQVDGGAGSDSVYEITAPLFDEVRVQLHGAYFPGGEFRIVARNQSLENCYIQSAALNGRELNRCWLSHSEVAAGGTLELVLGASPNRSWGLEPPPSR, encoded by the coding sequence ATGAAATCGCTGCAACTCGCGTTGACTTTGCTGTCCGTTGGTAGCTGCTGCTGGGGTCGTGGCGCCAATGCCGATGATCTGACGCACCTGGTGAACCCTCAGATCGACACCCACAAGTCACGGTGGTTCTACTTCTCTTCGGCATGCCGTCCATTCGGCATGGTGAATTTGAGTCCCGACACATCCACCAAGGGGAGCTGGAATTCGGGTTACCTCTATGATGACGAGTTTGTCCGCTGCTTCAGCCACATCCATGCCTGGCAGATGTCCGGTATCCCCGTGATGCCGACCACGGGCGAGTTTCGCGGTCACCTCGGTATGGACGAGTACAAGTCGCGGTACTCGCACGACAGCGAGATCGTCCACCCGGGCTATCACAAGCTCACGCTCGAGCGGTACGGGATCGACGCCGAACTGACGTCGACCTGCCGAACCGGCTGGCATCGCTACACGTTCCCCGCGGGGGAGGCGGGGTACGTTCTGTTTGATACTGGCGCATTCCTCGCGCACGGCGGGGTCGTCGCTTCGAGTGTGTCCCGTGTCGGACCAACCGAGATCGCCGGTTGGTCGTTGATGGAGCGAACCTCAAGACGCCCGAAGGACACCCGAGTGTTCTTTGTTGCGCGGTTCAGCAGGCCGTTCGAAGAGTTCCTGTCGTGGGTCGGAGGTGAGCTCACGCTCGGCGCCGCCGGGGTCGAGGGGGCCGAAGCGGGGTCCGCCGTCCGGTTTGCGGCGTCGGCGGACCGCCAAGTCATCGTGAAGATTGGAATCTCCTACACGAGTATCGAGGGCGCCAGAAGGAACCTCGATGCGGAAGCGTCGCACTGGGATTTCGACCGGGTCCGACGCGAGTCTACCCAAGAGTGGAATGAATGGCTCAGCCGGATTCGGGTGACCGGCGGCCATCCTGAGCACCGGATCAAGCTCTACACGGATCTGTGGCACGCGCTGTTGGGTAGGCGTATTGTCTCGGACGCGGACGGCAGCTACTGCGACATGACGCGGACACGCCCTCGCATTCAGCGCAAGAGGCTGAATGCCCAAGGCGAACCGGTCTACGCCCACTACGCGTTCGACGCGTTGTGGGGCAGCCACTGGTCGCTCAATATCTTGTGGACGCTAGCCTACCCAGACGTGGCCGACGGGTTCTGCAACACGATGGTTGACATGTACCGCGATGGCGGGTTGATCCCGCGAGGTCCCTCCGGAGGGAACTACACCTACGTGATGATAGGAGATCCCGCGGCGCCGTTCTTCGCCGCCGCGCACAACAAGGGCATCCGGGGGTACGATGTGGACGCCGCCTACGAGGGCCTGAGAAAGAACGCGTTCCCCGGTGGGATCCGCGATCGAGCGGGCTACGAGCACCAGGCGAACGCGGGTGGTGGGGGCATCAAGCACTACGTCGACCTGGGCTACGTTCCGGAAGACATGGGCGGCGGCGGCGCGCACCGCGACGGGGCGGCGATGACGCTCGAGTACGCCTATCAGGACTGGTGCCTCGCACAGCTCGCAAGATCGTTGGGGAAGGACTCGGACTACAACCTCTTTATGAAACGCTCGCAGAACTATCGCAGTCTCTGGGATGGCGAGGCGAGGCTTGTGCGGCCTCGGATGAAGGACGGAAGCTGGATGCCGGGTTTCACTCCTACGGGCAAGGGGATGAGCTGCCGTGGGTTCTGTGAGAGCAACTCGATGATCTACTCGCACTTTGTTCCCCATGACATGAAGGGGCTAATCGGGATTGCGGGCGGCGCCGAGGCGTACGCAACGAGGCTGAACGAGTCATTCGAGCAAAGCGCCTCGAGTCGATTTGTAGCCGATCACGGGCGCCACGCAGAGAAGCTCGTCGATTACGACAACCAGCCTGGGACCGCCATGGCTCACCTGTTCAATTATGCCGGGAAACCCTGGCTATCGCAGAAGTGGGTGCGCGAGGTGAAGTTGAAGGCGCACGGCGACACCACTCCTTACGGAGGCTATCACGGTGACGAGGACCAGGGGCAGATGGGCGCGCTCGGCGTTCTGATGGCGATTGGACTCTTCCAGGTCGACGGCGGTGCAGGGAGCGATTCTGTCTACGAGATCACCGCCCCGTTGTTCGACGAGGTGAGAGTCCAACTCCACGGCGCCTACTTCCCCGGCGGAGAGTTCCGGATTGTTGCCCGTAATCAATCTCTCGAGAACTGCTACATCCAGTCGGCTGCTTTGAACGGCCGTGAGCTCAACCGTTGCTGGTTGTCACACAGCGAGGTGGCCGCGGGTGGAACGCTTGAACTTGTCTTGGGGGCCTCGCCGAATAGATCTTGGGGCCTCGAGCCCCCACCAAGCCGCTGA